CTCGCCAATCTTAACCCAATCATTGCCATCGTAAATAAATGCAGACTTTGAGAAACTCACGCCAGAACCATCAGAGATAATTAAATTAGCGTCCGTGATAGTAGAAGTCTGCATAGCCTTGCCGTAATCCAATACCCATTCTTCGCTTAACTTATTGCCTGTTTTTGGGTCATACTTGACCGTATGCTTATAGCCACTGTCAAGACAACCCACCATAAACACAACCACCAGTAAAACCAACATTACTTTTTTCATACTATTTCCCTTTCTTTGAATAAAGTTTTAATTGAATTTTCTTAATCGGGAATTTCTCGCCCGCCTTTTTGCATAGTTTGATAAATTTACGCTCGGCATAATTCGGTTTGCCTGCTGTTAAAATTAACTCTTTTGCTGCCCTCACGCATCGAGAAGTCGCTTTTACCGTCAAATTATCACTGACGTACTTGGTCGCCCTTTTGAAGCTATTGTTAAAAACCTCAAAAGCCACCTCGCCATAATACTTTTTCATTTTCATATTGTTTTCCATAAAAATCCTTTCTGCTATAAATTATTGTTAATTGTTACGCCTAATTGTAATGCTTGTTCTACTCTTTTAATTTCATCATTTAGAAATTCAATCTCGCCAACTTGCTCTTTAGGGACAATCTTCAGCTTTTCAATCATAAGTTGTTTGTAGTTGCATAAAATTCTTTTTATATTTAACATTACTTCACCTAAAAAAATTGTTGCTATTTTCCGCTGCGACAACCGCAGTTTTTTCACTTATCAAAACTTACTTTTGCCAATTTAACTGCTAAAATATACTGCTTTGCAAATTTGCTATTGCCGTGCTTTCCCTTAACAGCCTTCTCGAACTCTTTGAGCGTTCCCAAAAAACAACACGTGCGAACATAGATGCCTTTTTTGAGATTATAGATAGTGCAACCATCGCCACGACTGCCGATATTATTTATGCGGATAAACGGCGGATTGGTTTTTGCTTCACCGATAGCCTCATAGGAACACCGCTCTGCGAAACTGCACCCCTCTGCGAAACTGCACCACTCTGCGAAACTGCACCCCTCTGCGAAACTGCACCCCTCTGCGAAACTGCACCACTCTGCGAAACTTTTTATTTCCGTGTAATCTCCGGTCGGGCATTTTCTTGTGCCGTTGACGACTTCAAAACTTTTCATATCTTCGATTGTGTATTTTTTCATATTTTCCTTTCATCGCCGTGCAGGGCTGCCTTGCGACAGCCCCCACAGCATCGCCACGGAGACCAATCAGTGGTTATCTAAGCCCATTTTCAACTAACAACTGTTCGTATTTTTCTTTATACATTTGCTCTGTTGCCATCATCGCAAAATCAGAAAAGTTCGGCGTTATGTGGTGTTTTGCTTCGAGTTCGTCAATCACTTTTTGGCCTCGCTTTTCTCTGATATATTGCTCGTGTATTTTTTCTTGCTCGCTTCCAAAGCCATTACAGGTTTTACATTGTGCGTCCCAGTTTCTTTCGTCAAAATAAACTCCGCTCGAGCCGCCAATCCCCCTGCCTATCCAGTGTCCGCAATCCATTCTAATCCACGGCAAAACCTTGCGGCAAGTACAACACTTCACAATAATGTCTTCTGGTCGATTAAATTGCCGTAAGTCAATTCCATTTTCTTTACAATAAGCAATAGCGTCTCTTAGTCTGCCGTATCTGCTCGCTGCGCCCCAAGCTTTGCTTTTTGGCGTAGCCTTTTTCGGTTTTCTTATAAAACTCCTCTTGCTCTTTTTAAAGCCCATAAAAACCTTATGATGTTGTGTTAGAGAAATTCGCATTATTTATTTTCCTTTTCAATTGTCATTAGATTCTTGCCTCATAATTTGCCATAACCGTATCTC
This genomic interval from Candidatus Micrarchaeia archaeon contains the following:
- a CDS encoding recombination protein NinG, coding for MGFKKSKRSFIRKPKKATPKSKAWGAASRYGRLRDAIAYCKENGIDLRQFNRPEDIIVKCCTCRKVLPWIRMDCGHWIGRGIGGSSGVYFDERNWDAQCKTCNGFGSEQEKIHEQYIREKRGQKVIDELEAKHHITPNFSDFAMMATEQMYKEKYEQLLVENGLR